The DNA sequence AGATCCGCCGCTTCATGTGGAACTATGTCGGCATCGTGCGCACCACCAAGCGTCTCGAACGCGCCGCGCACCGCATCAAGCTGCTGACCGACGAAGTGGAAGACTATTACGGCCATTTCCGCGTTTCGACGGACCTGATCGAACTGCGCAACCTGCTGCAATGCGCGGATCTGATCGTGCGCTCCGCCCTGCGCCGCAAGGAGAGCCGGGGCCTGCATTATACGCTGGACTATCCCCAGACACTGAAGATCGCTCGCGATACGGTGCTGGTGCCCTGATCCCCCCCTGCCGCGCGGGCGGGGAGCGGGAAGCAGGGTATCCTTCAGGCGTCAGTCGCGTTCGGCACCGACCGAGGCCGCAATTTCAGCACGGGCCTGCGCGCGGGCGCGGCGCAGGGCGGCGCTGGTATCGGCATCGGGGCGCAACTGCTTGATCGCCTTGCCCAGGCTCACCCGGTTATCGCCGGTGACCTGCGCCTTGAGCGCGGGGAAACCGCCCGTGAGGTTGAGGTTGCTGGCAACGTGTATTGCCGAGAGGCAATCACCCAGGTTCGCAAAGCCGCTGCAAGCAGCCGATAGCCCACCCGCGGGCAGCGCCGTGCCGCTGCGCGCCAGCGAACGGGTCAGCGCGGCTTGCAGGCGGGCGTTGCTGTCCAGCGTCATCGGGCGGGTCCGTTCGGCCGCGCGTACCGATGCGGCAGTATCAAGCCCGATCGAGCCGGAAGCGCCGCGGTTCGGCAGGTCCATGCCGCCCCGGATTCCGCCGCCCACGCCGATGCCCATGCCGCCAGCCCCGATGCCGCCCCCGGCACCCACGCCGCCGCCCGCGCCAATGCCGCCATTGGGCACGCCGCCGGGGTTGGCATGGGCCGGAATTGCGAGCGCCATCGAGGCGGCAACAAGGCTCGAAATTGAAAGGAAAGAGCGCATCGAAAGTCTCCTTGGTCTGTGTCGGTCTTTCCCACCCACTTCCAGCCAATAGGAGCCCCGCGCACCTTGCGGCGGGGTGAACGTCATGCGTCGGTAGCATCGACTTGCCGCAGCATGGCAACCGATGGCCGATCAGGCAGCGCCCGGTGCCATTTCCCTTGCAGCGCCGGCAGGGGAGTGCGCGGCGTCAACGGCCTCGATCTCAACAAAGGCATCGTACAGGCCCGATCCGCCGCCCCAGTCCGTCTCGGCTTCGTCGGTAAGGACATTGACGCCGCGCCGCAGGCCGCTGGCATCCTCAAGGTGGCCGAAGGGCATCCAGGCAAGTCCGGGGCGCAGGCGCTGGCTGATGCGGCACAGGGCGTGGACCTCGCCCAGCCGGTTGTGCACGCGCACCTTCATGCCCTCGGCCAGTCCGCGCGCCGCCGCGTCGGCCGGATCGACTTCCACGAACAGGGTTCCGGCGCGCTTGCGGTGCCGATCGATGTGGCCATAACCCGAATTGAGCACGGCAAGCTGCTTGCCGGTGATCAGTTGCAGGCCGGCTTCGCGCCGGATGGCGCCGAGGCCGGGCAGGGGATCCTGCCCCATGGCGGCTAGCGTTTCGGACCACAGTTCGGCCTTGCCCGAGGGTGTCGGGAATTGGCCATCGGCAAAGGGGCGCCAGTCTTCCGGTGCGGCGAGGCGCGCGTGGCCTTCCTCCCACAGCTGCTCGAACGTGATGCCTTGCAGCCAGGGATGCCCGCTGGCCAGCGCGGCGCGGATCATGGCCTCGTCGCTTTCATGCAGCCATGGCTCCTCGCGCCCCAAGGCCGTTGCCAGCCGCCGGAACAGTTCGGTGTTGCACAGCGCCTCGCCTGGGGGCGAGATCGCCGGGCGGTTGAGCGCGAGGTAGAGATGGCCCCAGGCCGGCGCGAGATCGAGGTGCTCGATCTGGCTGGTGGCTGGCAGCACGTAGTCGGCGAACCGGGCCGTGTCGGTCATCACCATGTCGTGCACCACGGTGAACAGGTCCTCCCGCGCCAGGCCCTTTGCGATCAGGGCCTGGTTGGGGATGGAAACCATGGGATTGGCGCCATAGACCATCAGCGCCTTGACCGGCGGGGCCAGCGCCGGATCGCACAGGTCCCTGCCCAGATCGCGCATGTTCAGCGTGCGTGCCGGTTGCCACAGGTCGGGCCGCTCGACCGCCGCCATGTCTAGCGCGGCGAAGTGCAGGGCGTGGGTTGACCGGGCAATGCCGCCACCACGGTGACGGAAGGCGCCGCTAAGCACCGGCAGGCAGGAAACGGCGCGGAACTGCATGGCGCCGTTGATGTGATGTTCGATCCCGATCAGCGGGCGCAGCAGGCTGGGGTGGGTGGTGGCATAGAGCCGGGCGAAGCGTTCGATCTCTTCCGCAGGCAGGCCGATAATCGGTGCCATGGCCTGCGGCGAATGATCGGCCAGCCGCTCGACAAGCTGGTCGTAGCCAAGGGCATGGGCGCGGACATAGTCTTCGTCCACCAGCCCATCGCGGTGCATGACGTGCATCACCGCCATGGCCAGCGCGGCATCGCTACCGGGCAGCAGCTGGATATGCCAGTCCGCCTCCTCGGCCGTGCGGGTGCGTACCGGATCGATCACCACCAGCGTTGCGCCGTTTTTCTGTGCGGCCTTCACCAGCGGCCAGTAATGCAGGTTGGTGATGACCGTATTGGTTCCCCACAGCACGATCAGCCGGGCATGGGCGACCTCTTCAGGATCGATGCCCGAGCCGACCCCCAACGTTGCCTTCATGCCTGCCGAGGCGACTGCGCCGCAGATGTTCCGGTCCAGCCGGCTGGCACCCAGCGCGCCGAACAGCCGCATGTCCAGCGAGGCCTGCTGCACTAGCCCCTGCATCCCGGCAGAGCTGTAGGGCAGGATCGCCTCGGCCCCGTATTCGGCAATGATTGCCTGCCAGCGTCCGGCAATATCGGCCAGGGCCTCGTCCCAGCTCACCCGCTCGAACTGGCCCGATCCCTTGGGCCCGGTTCGCCGCAGCGGATGGAGCACGCGATCGGGGTGATAGACCCGGTCAAGGTAGTGATTGACCTTGGCGCAAAGCGTACCCCGGGTGAAAGGGTGGTTCCTGTCCCCGGCGAGCGCTGTCGCGCGTCCCTGCTCGACCGTTACCACCCATGCGCAGGTATCGGGGCAATCGTGGCCGCAGGCTCCGCGGATCTGTTCGGGGGATGAGGTCATTTCCTGCCGACAATAGCGCCCTGCCAGGCGGGGTCAAACTTGCGCGCAGGTCAGCCGGTTGCCACAAGGCCGGTCATGCTGATTGCCACGTCCGGCCACATCGACCACGGCAAGACCGCGCTGGTCCGCGCACTGACCGGCGCCGAGACCGATCGCCTGCCCGAGGAACAGCGGCGCGGCATCACCATCGACCTTGGCTTTGCCTATTGGCCCCTGGGCGATGGCGTGACTATCGGTTTCGTCGATGTTCCCGGGCACGAACGCTACCTTCGCAACATGATCGCCGGGCTGTGCGGCGTGGAGTTCGCCCTGCTGGTGGTTGCGGCGGATGATGGCGTTATGCCGCAGACGGTCGAACACCTTGAAGTGCTGGACTTGCTGGGTATTTCGCGCGGGATCGTTGCGATCACGAAGGCTGACCTTGTGGCACCTGCGCGGCTGGATGCCGTGCGCGATGAGGTGGCGGATCTGCTGGCAGGAACGGGGCTTGCAGGCAGCCCGATCCACGCCGTCTCGACTGTCAGCGGCGCGGGCCTCGACGGCCTTTCCGCCGCGCTTCGGCACGCCGCCGCTGGCACCGACGAAGGCGAAGGCGCGCGTGCATTTCGCATGGCGGTGGACCGGGTGTTCACCGTTCCCGGTGCCGGCACGGTTGCGGCGGGAACGGTGCTTTCCGGCAGCATTGCCCGCGAAGATGCCGTGGTGATCGCGCCGTCGGGCAGTCCTGCGCGGGTGCGGGGCATTCAGAGCGGCGGCCTGGCCGTTGAGCGGGCAGGCGCAGGCCAGCGCTGCGCGATCAACCTTCCGGGCGTCGACATGTCCAGCCTTGGGCGCGGCACCTGGCTGGTCGAGCCGGGGCTTGGCACCTGCACCGACCGGATCGAGGTGCGGATCGACCTGCTGGAAGGGCGGCAGGACAGGATCAAGCACGGCGGACAAGTGCACCTGCACATCGGCACCGCCGATATCGGCGCGCGGGTGTTGCTTGGTACGGCAGGCGCACAGGGGCTCGCGACGCTGCATTGCGACGGGCCGGTCCATGCCGTGACCGGCGATCGCTTCGTGCTGCGCGATGCTTCGGCGCGCGACGTGCTGGGCGGGGGGCGCGTTCTCGATCCCGAACCCGGCCGGGGGCGGGCCTGGCGGACCGGGCGCGCGGCCCTCGCCAGTGCCATGGCGGAACCGGAGCCCACCGGGGCGCTCTCGGCGCTGCTCGACATTCCGGGCCATGAACTCGACCTGTCGCGTTTCGCCCGCGCCTGGCACCTGCCGCTCGATCGGGCCGAAACCCTTGCCTTTGCAGCCGGAGGGGAACGCGTCGGCCGCAAGGCGGCGGTGTTCATGCGTTCCGAGCGCCTGCACAGCCTGGCCGATGCCGTGGTCGCGGCCCTTGCGGCACATCACGCGCAGGACAGTGCCTCGGGCGGGATGACTGCGCGCGACCTCAGGGCGGCGGCGGGCAATGCCCTGTCTGCCAGACCGTTTGCGACACTGCTGCGCCGCCTGCTCGACGAAGGCAGGATCGAACAGGCCGGGCCCCTGCTGCGATTGCCCGGCCATGCGCCGTCGTTTGCGCCGGGTGAGGTGGTGCTGTGGAACCGTCTGGTCGCCGCTTACGAAGATGCCCCGCCGCGCGCCTTCAGCCTGGCTGATGCGGCAAGGGAACTGGGCGCGAGCGAGGCCAGCACCCGCGCCATGCTCTATCGCCGCCAGGTGGCTGGCGATTGCCGGGCTTTTCCCGGCGACAGGTTCATCCTCGAAAGCCACGTTTCTGCAATCGGCGCGGCGGCAGCAAGCCTTGCCGAAGCCCATCCGGAAGGCTTCACCGCCGCGCAGTTCCGCGATGCCACGGGAATCGGTCGCAACATGGTGATCCGCCTGCTCGAATTCCTCGACGCAACCGGCGTTACCCGGCGCGTGGGAGATGCCCGCCTATTGCGCGAGTGACCGGCGATTGGTCAGTGTTGGCAGGCTAATTGGTCTGGCCATTTGCGGCACCTTGCGGTAAGGCCGCGCGCGGCGGCGCGAGTGCGCCTGACAAGCAAAAAGGGAGTTACGATGCCTCGTTCGGTTGGTGCGCTTCGTCTTGCGGTGAGCGCCATTGCCCTGGCCTGCGCGCCGCACACGGTCCTTGCCCAGGCAGCAGCTCCCAATCCGTGGATGAGCCCGGAGATCATCGCCGAACAGTCGAAGGCGGCAGACGATGCCGCGCGCGAGGCAGTGGCCAACCGCCGGGCCAAGCTGCTGATCGCGGCGATGACCCTGCCGCAGAAGTTCCAGCAACTGACCGGCGCCAGGCCCGAAATCCTGCCCGAATTGCCCCACTGCCTGGGTGCGCGGCACGTCACGGGGATCGCCAGCCTGAACATCCCCACGTTCCGCATCACCAACGGGCCGGTGGGCGTGGGCCAGAACGATTGCGTCGATGCCAGCATCGCCACCAAGCTGGCTGCCAACCCGGCGGCCATGGCGCCCGCCTATACCGACCCCAGTTCCGCCAAGGCGACGGCCCTGCCTTCGGCCATCGGCGTGGCCGCCTCGTTCGATCCGGCGGTGGCGGCGCGGTTCGGGGATGTCATTGCGACGGAAATGAACAATCTGGCGCTGCACGTTTTCGAGGCGCCGGGCGTGAACCTTGCCCGCCTGCCGATCCTGGGGCGCAATTTCGAATATTTCGGCGAGGATCCCTACCTCAGCGGCGTCATGGCGACGGCGGAGACGCAGGCGGTGCAGTCCAAGGGGCTGATCGCCATGCTCAAGCATTATGTTGCCAACGAGCAGGAAACCAACCGCATGACGATCCAGGAAACGGTCGGGCGGCAGGCGCTGCGCGAACTGTACCTGTTGCCGTTCGAGATGGCGATCAAGGATGGCAAGGCGGCCTCGGTGATGTGCGCCTACAACTACGTCAACGGCCAGTCCTCATGCGAAAGCAAGGAACTGCTGACCGACGTGCTGCGCAAGGACTGGGGTTTCACCGGCTACGTCCAGTCGGATTTCTTCGCGATGAAGAGCACGGTTGCGACCATGACCAATGGCATGGATCACGAGATGCCGATGCCGGTGCAGTGGTCCCCCGCAAAGCTGCAGGCTGCGCTCGACAAGGGCGAGCTAACGGTGGCGCAGATCGACCAGGCGCTGGAGCGCCGCTACACGCAGACCTTCAAGGCGGGCATCTTCGATCGCAAGCTGGTGCAGACGCCGATCGATTTCGCGGCCGGTGGCAAGGCCGCGCGCGAGATCGGCACGCGATCGGCGGTGCTGTTGCAGAACAATGGCGCACTGCCGCTGCGCCATGACCTGAAAAAGCTGGTGCTGATCGGCAAGGCGAGCCGCGTCTATGCCCAGCAGGCTGTCGCCGGCGGCGCCGTGGTGGGCGAGCCGATGGGAGCGGGCGGCGGCAGTTCCGACGTGGTCCCGACCTATACGGTCACCCCGGTGGAAGGCCTGCGCAAGGCGCTGGCCGAACTCGGCAACGGCGCGGCCCAGGTCGAACTGATCCTTGTCGACGATGACAACCGCAACGCCACCATTGACGGCAAGGCGGCCGCCTTTGCCGATGTCCTCGCAAGGGCCGGATCGGCGGATGCCGTCGTGATGATGGCCGGCACCGTGTCCGAGGAAGGCGCTGACCGGGCAACCTTTACCGACGCCAATGGCAAGCAGCTGGCCGAACCGGCCAGTCGCGGCAGCGGGCTGGACTGGTACGCCCATCGCGGCAACATCATTGCCACGGCCAAGGGCCCGAACCCGGCGAAGGACAGCCGCACCGTGGCGATGATCGACGCGATCATGGCTGTGCGCTCAACCAGCGGACGATCCATGGCGGCCAAGTCGGTGCTGGTGCTCAAGGACAACGCCGGGGTGGCCCTGCCGCGCTCGCTGGTGGGGACCAAGGCCCCGGCCATTCTGGAAACCTGGTTCCCCGGCCAGGAAGACGGCAACATCGTTGCCGACGTGCTGTTCGGCCGGGTCAATCCCTCGGGCAAGTTGCCGGTGACCGTGCCTTTCGAGGGCAGGGGGTTCCTCGATTCGGTTTCGGCCGCGCAGTTCCCCGGCGTGATCGGCCCGGACAAGAAGCAGGCGGTGACCTATAGCGAGGACCTTGCCATCGGTTATCGCTGGTATGACAGCAATGCAGGCGGCGGCTGTGCAGAGCGCGCGGGTCGCAACCCCTGCGTGGCCTTCCCGTTCGGTCACGGCCTGTCCTACACCCGCTTTGCCATGGGCAAGCCGCAGCTCGCCGCCGCGGGCAAGGGCTGGCAGGCCAGCGTCAAGGTGAAGAACACCGGCAAGCGGGCCGGGGCGGAAGTCGTGCAAGTCTATGTGACGTTGCCCGCCAGCGCCAATGCCCTTGGCGCAAAGCAACCGCCGCGCCGGCTGGTCGGCTTCCAGCGCCTGATGCTCGAACCGGGCGCCTCGGGCGAAGCGGTCATTGCCATCGATCCCGATGCCAGCAACCACCCGCTCAGCGTATGGAGCGAGAAGGAAAACAAGTGGGTGATGCCGAACGGCACCTACACCGTCTGGCTGGGCCGTTCGTCCTCGCCGCGTGACCTGGTGAGGGCGGGGGTGATCCGCCGCTGATCGGGCCGGTCGCAGCCTAGGCGGCAAGGTGCCCGGCGATGCGGCTTCGCGCCGGCGCGTCGGGCTGCCATGCCGATGCCAGCACGCCCGCCGGCCCGAACAGCGCGTCGACCGCATCCGGCCCGGCTGCTGCCTCGGCCAGTCGCGCCGCAAGCGGATCGTCCACTGGCCCGTTGGCGCCGCGCAGGTGGCGGATCCATGCCGCGATCCCGGCCAGGATCGCCGGGCACTCGCGCCCCTGCTGCTGGTTCGCCGCCAGCGTTTCCAGCCAGCGCTGCGGGATCTTCTGGCTGCCGTCCATGGCGATCTGGATCAGCCGGTGGTTGAGTGCCGGATTGGCAAAGCGCGCCAGCAGGGCATTGGCATAGGCGCCAAGGTCCTGTCCGGGGGCGGCGACAATCGTGGGTGCGGCCTCCTCACGCATAAGCGCTTCGGCCAGCTTGCCGATCTGCGGGTCGGCCACGGCCTCGTGGACGTAGGTGTGGCCATGCGCCAGCCCGACATAGGCGAGCATCGAATGGGCGCCATTCAGCATCCGCAGCTTTGCTGTTTCGTAAGGGCGCACGTCGCTGACCAGTTCGGCACCGACCGATTCCCAGCGGGGCCTGCCGGCCACGAAGCGATCCTCGATCACCCACTGGCTGAACGGCTCGGTCATCACGGCGGCTTCGTCGCGCAGGCCATCGAGCGCTTCGGCCACCTGTTCGCGGTCATCGGCGGTGGTCGCGGGCACGATGCGATCGACCATGGTGGAGGGGCAGGAACATTCCGCCTCGAACCATGGCAGCAGGGCGGGGTCGCGCGCCTGCAGGTATTGGCCCATCAGGCGGGCCAGTTGCCGGCCATTGTCCGCCAGGTTGTCGCAGCTCATCAGCGTCAGTCCGCCAAGGCCCGCATCGCGGCGGCGGCGCAGGCCATCGGCCAGGAAGCGATAGACGCTGTCCTCGCCCGCCAGCGCGGGATCGAGGCTGCCGTCGGCAGCACGGCAATAGCCCTTTTCGGTGATCGTGAAGCTGGCGATACGGGTGCCGGGCGCGGCGAGCGCGGCCACAACCTCCTCCGGTTCGTAGGGGGCGACCAGCACCTGCCTGACCGCGCCGACCACGCGGGTGTGCGCTCCTTCGCCCGAACGCTCGGTGACGGTGTAGAGCCCTTCCTGCGGGTTCATCTGGTGCGCCACTTCGGCAGAGCGCAGCGATACGCCGATGATCGACCAGTCGCGGTCACCGGCCGCCATCGCGCGGTCGGTGTACCAGGCCTGATGCGCCCGGTGGAACGCGCCGATTCCGAAATGGACGATGCCAACGGCCTGCGCCGCGCGGTCATAGCCGCAGGTTTCGGCATCGGCGGGCGCGAAGGTGGCCAGCGTGAACGGATCGAGTCGCAGGTCGGTCACAGGCGGTAGGCCTGCTTGACCAGGTTGTAGGTCAGGTCGCGGGCCAGTTCGGCAGCTTCCCAATCCTCGATGCGGTGTTCCATCACCAGTTCGGCAAGGAAGCCGCAGTCGATCCGGCGGGCAACGTCGTGCCGGGCCGGGATCGAGAGGAAGGCGCGGGTATCGTCGTTGAAGCCGACGGTGTTGTAGAACCCGGCCGTCTCGGTCGTCGCGCGGCGGAACCGGCGCATGCCTTCGGGGCTGTCGTGGAACCACCAGGCCGGCCCCAGCTTGAGGCAGGGATAGTGCCCGGCCAGGGGCGCCAGTTCGCGCGCATAGGTGCTCTCATCCAGCGTGAAGAGGATGATCGACAGGCGCGGATCGTTGCCGAAGCGGTCAAGCAGCGGCTTGAGCGCCTGGACATATTCGGTGCGGCTGGGAAGATCGGCGCCCTTGTCGCGGCCGAAGCGCGCAAACACCCGCGCGTTGTGGTTGCGGAAGGCGCCCGGGTGGATCTGCATGACCAGGCCATCGTCCACGCTCATCGCGGCCATCTCGGTCAGCATCTGGGCGCGGAAAAGCTCAGCCTCTGCGGCGGTAAAGTCACCCGCGCTGACCTTGCGGAACAGCGCCTCGGCGGCCAGCGCGTCAAGATCGGCGGTCTGCGCCGTGGGATGGCCGTGATCGGTGCTGGTCGCCCCCATCGCGGCGAAGAAGGCGCGGCGCTGGCGATGCGCGGCCAGATAGCCCGACCACGAAAGGCAGTCCTCGCCGGTCATTTCGGACAGGCGGTGCAGGTTGTCACGAAACCCTTCGAACTCGGGGTCGATGACTGGATCGGGGCGGTAGGCGGTGATGACCTTGCCCTGCCAGCCGCTTCTGCGGATCGCCGCATGGTGTTCCAGCGTGTCGAGCGGGCTTTCGGTTGTCGCGATCACTTCGATGTTGAAGCGTTCGAACAGCGCGCGCGGGCGGAATGCATCGCTGGCAAGGCTGTCGGTGATCGTGTCGAAATAGAGGTCGGCGGTTTCCGCCTCGAGCCGCACCTCGATGCCGAAAGCCTCGGCAAAGACCCAGTCCAGCCACATCCGCGAAGGCGTGCCGCGGAACAGGTGGTAGTTCCGGGCGAACAGTCGCCAGGCCGCGCGCGGATCGGCTTCCGGGTTGCAGACCCCAAGATCCTCCATGGCCACGCCCTGCGAATAGAGCATGCGGAACACGTAGTGATCGGGCACCAGCAGTAGTTCGGTGGCATTGCCGAAAGTGGCATCGCTTGCCCACCATTGCGGATCGGTATGCCCGTGCGGGCTGACGATCGGCAGCCCGGCCACCTCGGCATAGAGCGCGCGGGCCAGATCGCGCGTGGCGGGATCGGCGGGGAACAGGCGGTCGGGATGGAGGTGCAGCGGTCGGCTCATGCAGTGGCTCTGGAATATCTTTCCCGCTTGGCCTGGGCGGCCTTGCGTGCTTCTTCGATCTGGCGTTCTTCGGTGGTGAACAGCAGGCTGTCGATCACCTGGGTGAGATGGTGGCGCATGGCGGCACGCGCCCCGGCCGGGTCATGCTGACGCAGCGCGGTGAGGATGGCCGAGTGCTCCTCGACCACCGGCTTGACGTTGGCGGTACGCGCCTTGGCATGGAGCAAGGCCGCTTCGGGCGAGGCCTGGCGCAGGTCCCACAAGTGCTCGACCGCGTTGTAGATTGCCGAATTGCGGGTGGCGCGGGCAATGGCCAGGTGGAAGGCGCGGTCGGCCCGGTCGGTGCCGGCGGGATCGTTGTTTTCGCGCGCGATTTCCTCGACCAGAGCGGCGATCGCTTCCAGTTCCTCGTCGGCGATCTGCGTGGCGGCGAGCGCTGCGGCCTCGCTTTCAAACAGCAGGCGCGCCTCGGTCAGTTCGAAGGCGGTGATGTTGAAGCCGGGCAGGTTGTCCTTGCCGGGGAGCCGGACGACGTAGGCGCCCGATCCGATCCGCACTTCCACCAGCCCCTGCACTTCCAGCGCAATGATCGCCTCGCGCACCGTGGGGCGGCTGACGTTGTGGATCGCGGCCAGTTCGCGTTCGGCCGGCAGGCGGCTGCCCACGGGCCATTTGCCCGAGGCGATTTCCTCCAGCAGCACGCGTGCGAGTTCCTGATAGAGACGGTCATGTCCCGGCTTGTCGCTCATAGGCTGTTCCTTTGGCCTTACCAATTCCCTTGACGGGCCAGACTGATCTGGTCAAGACGAGGCTGTAACCGACAAACAATTTCCTGAACAGGCACAGCCCATGAAAATCACTTCCGCCCGCGTCATCGTCACTTGCCCGGGCCGCAACTTCGTCACGCTCAAGATCGAGACCGACCAGGGCGTCTATGGCATCGGCGACGGCACGTTGAACGGGCGCGAGCTTTCGGTGGTGTCCTACCTGCAGGATCACGTGGTGCCCTGCCTGATCGGCATGGACCCCCGCCGGATCGAGGATATCTGGCAGTACCTTTACAAGGGTGCCTACTGGCGGCGCGGCCCGGTGACGATGCGCGCCAT is a window from the Novosphingobium sp. TH158 genome containing:
- a CDS encoding molybdopterin-dependent oxidoreductase, with the protein product MTSSPEQIRGACGHDCPDTCAWVVTVEQGRATALAGDRNHPFTRGTLCAKVNHYLDRVYHPDRVLHPLRRTGPKGSGQFERVSWDEALADIAGRWQAIIAEYGAEAILPYSSAGMQGLVQQASLDMRLFGALGASRLDRNICGAVASAGMKATLGVGSGIDPEEVAHARLIVLWGTNTVITNLHYWPLVKAAQKNGATLVVIDPVRTRTAEEADWHIQLLPGSDAALAMAVMHVMHRDGLVDEDYVRAHALGYDQLVERLADHSPQAMAPIIGLPAEEIERFARLYATTHPSLLRPLIGIEHHINGAMQFRAVSCLPVLSGAFRHRGGGIARSTHALHFAALDMAAVERPDLWQPARTLNMRDLGRDLCDPALAPPVKALMVYGANPMVSIPNQALIAKGLAREDLFTVVHDMVMTDTARFADYVLPATSQIEHLDLAPAWGHLYLALNRPAISPPGEALCNTELFRRLATALGREEPWLHESDEAMIRAALASGHPWLQGITFEQLWEEGHARLAAPEDWRPFADGQFPTPSGKAELWSETLAAMGQDPLPGLGAIRREAGLQLITGKQLAVLNSGYGHIDRHRKRAGTLFVEVDPADAAARGLAEGMKVRVHNRLGEVHALCRISQRLRPGLAWMPFGHLEDASGLRRGVNVLTDEAETDWGGGSGLYDAFVEIEAVDAAHSPAGAAREMAPGAA
- the selB gene encoding selenocysteine-specific translation elongation factor is translated as MLIATSGHIDHGKTALVRALTGAETDRLPEEQRRGITIDLGFAYWPLGDGVTIGFVDVPGHERYLRNMIAGLCGVEFALLVVAADDGVMPQTVEHLEVLDLLGISRGIVAITKADLVAPARLDAVRDEVADLLAGTGLAGSPIHAVSTVSGAGLDGLSAALRHAAAGTDEGEGARAFRMAVDRVFTVPGAGTVAAGTVLSGSIAREDAVVIAPSGSPARVRGIQSGGLAVERAGAGQRCAINLPGVDMSSLGRGTWLVEPGLGTCTDRIEVRIDLLEGRQDRIKHGGQVHLHIGTADIGARVLLGTAGAQGLATLHCDGPVHAVTGDRFVLRDASARDVLGGGRVLDPEPGRGRAWRTGRAALASAMAEPEPTGALSALLDIPGHELDLSRFARAWHLPLDRAETLAFAAGGERVGRKAAVFMRSERLHSLADAVVAALAAHHAQDSASGGMTARDLRAAAGNALSARPFATLLRRLLDEGRIEQAGPLLRLPGHAPSFAPGEVVLWNRLVAAYEDAPPRAFSLADAARELGASEASTRAMLYRRQVAGDCRAFPGDRFILESHVSAIGAAAASLAEAHPEGFTAAQFRDATGIGRNMVIRLLEFLDATGVTRRVGDARLLRE
- a CDS encoding beta-glucosidase, with protein sequence MPRSVGALRLAVSAIALACAPHTVLAQAAAPNPWMSPEIIAEQSKAADDAAREAVANRRAKLLIAAMTLPQKFQQLTGARPEILPELPHCLGARHVTGIASLNIPTFRITNGPVGVGQNDCVDASIATKLAANPAAMAPAYTDPSSAKATALPSAIGVAASFDPAVAARFGDVIATEMNNLALHVFEAPGVNLARLPILGRNFEYFGEDPYLSGVMATAETQAVQSKGLIAMLKHYVANEQETNRMTIQETVGRQALRELYLLPFEMAIKDGKAASVMCAYNYVNGQSSCESKELLTDVLRKDWGFTGYVQSDFFAMKSTVATMTNGMDHEMPMPVQWSPAKLQAALDKGELTVAQIDQALERRYTQTFKAGIFDRKLVQTPIDFAAGGKAAREIGTRSAVLLQNNGALPLRHDLKKLVLIGKASRVYAQQAVAGGAVVGEPMGAGGGSSDVVPTYTVTPVEGLRKALAELGNGAAQVELILVDDDNRNATIDGKAAAFADVLARAGSADAVVMMAGTVSEEGADRATFTDANGKQLAEPASRGSGLDWYAHRGNIIATAKGPNPAKDSRTVAMIDAIMAVRSTSGRSMAAKSVLVLKDNAGVALPRSLVGTKAPAILETWFPGQEDGNIVADVLFGRVNPSGKLPVTVPFEGRGFLDSVSAAQFPGVIGPDKKQAVTYSEDLAIGYRWYDSNAGGGCAERAGRNPCVAFPFGHGLSYTRFAMGKPQLAAAGKGWQASVKVKNTGKRAGAEVVQVYVTLPASANALGAKQPPRRLVGFQRLMLEPGASGEAVIAIDPDASNHPLSVWSEKENKWVMPNGTYTVWLGRSSSPRDLVRAGVIRR
- a CDS encoding mannitol dehydrogenase family protein is translated as MTDLRLDPFTLATFAPADAETCGYDRAAQAVGIVHFGIGAFHRAHQAWYTDRAMAAGDRDWSIIGVSLRSAEVAHQMNPQEGLYTVTERSGEGAHTRVVGAVRQVLVAPYEPEEVVAALAAPGTRIASFTITEKGYCRAADGSLDPALAGEDSVYRFLADGLRRRRDAGLGGLTLMSCDNLADNGRQLARLMGQYLQARDPALLPWFEAECSCPSTMVDRIVPATTADDREQVAEALDGLRDEAAVMTEPFSQWVIEDRFVAGRPRWESVGAELVSDVRPYETAKLRMLNGAHSMLAYVGLAHGHTYVHEAVADPQIGKLAEALMREEAAPTIVAAPGQDLGAYANALLARFANPALNHRLIQIAMDGSQKIPQRWLETLAANQQQGRECPAILAGIAAWIRHLRGANGPVDDPLAARLAEAAAGPDAVDALFGPAGVLASAWQPDAPARSRIAGHLAA
- the uxaC gene encoding glucuronate isomerase encodes the protein MSRPLHLHPDRLFPADPATRDLARALYAEVAGLPIVSPHGHTDPQWWASDATFGNATELLLVPDHYVFRMLYSQGVAMEDLGVCNPEADPRAAWRLFARNYHLFRGTPSRMWLDWVFAEAFGIEVRLEAETADLYFDTITDSLASDAFRPRALFERFNIEVIATTESPLDTLEHHAAIRRSGWQGKVITAYRPDPVIDPEFEGFRDNLHRLSEMTGEDCLSWSGYLAAHRQRRAFFAAMGATSTDHGHPTAQTADLDALAAEALFRKVSAGDFTAAEAELFRAQMLTEMAAMSVDDGLVMQIHPGAFRNHNARVFARFGRDKGADLPSRTEYVQALKPLLDRFGNDPRLSIILFTLDESTYARELAPLAGHYPCLKLGPAWWFHDSPEGMRRFRRATTETAGFYNTVGFNDDTRAFLSIPARHDVARRIDCGFLAELVMEHRIEDWEAAELARDLTYNLVKQAYRL
- a CDS encoding FadR/GntR family transcriptional regulator, whose product is MSDKPGHDRLYQELARVLLEEIASGKWPVGSRLPAERELAAIHNVSRPTVREAIIALEVQGLVEVRIGSGAYVVRLPGKDNLPGFNITAFELTEARLLFESEAAALAATQIADEELEAIAALVEEIARENNDPAGTDRADRAFHLAIARATRNSAIYNAVEHLWDLRQASPEAALLHAKARTANVKPVVEEHSAILTALRQHDPAGARAAMRHHLTQVIDSLLFTTEERQIEEARKAAQAKRERYSRATA